A part of Toxotes jaculatrix isolate fToxJac2 chromosome 24, fToxJac2.pri, whole genome shotgun sequence genomic DNA contains:
- the hecw2b gene encoding LOW QUALITY PROTEIN: E3 ubiquitin-protein ligase HECW2 (The sequence of the model RefSeq protein was modified relative to this genomic sequence to represent the inferred CDS: inserted 6 bases in 5 codons; deleted 8 bases in 7 codons; substituted 1 base at 1 genomic stop codon) — translation MATAATASSSSASPSSSPSANSSAREHLLSVRRRTPHARPYTIGPDNLCSLSVQGAVGGSTSGSSSSPMSSGVQPEAAGLGLQRANSDTDLVTSDSRSSLTASTYQLTLGHGHLVISWDIKEEVDATDWIGLYHIDETCVANVWDSKNRGVNGTQRGQIVWRLEAGPYFMEPETKVCFKYYHGVSGALRATTPCITVKNPGVPVCTSAQADDQSGTEHCRKLVSFTLSDIRAVGLKKGMFFNPDPYLKMSIQPGXRSGLPKFTHHGQERRSSIIANTTNPVWHGEKYTFVALMTDVLEIEVKDKFAKSRPIIKRFLGQLIIPVQRLLERPTADDHPASYSLCRRLPTDHVSGQLQFRVDITSNGHEEASPDAVGTILGGTVNGDPGSPSDDEDLPHPSSSSRVTHGPSPTGSDEGSLLVNGTCYYVDDSVWRDPGRMDEEDLLPVALGGHTHRQVSLNDYLDTIEAPRSPGDQSLAGPSPKLRSSFPTDTRLNAMLHIDSDEDEETXGQHRDQSQETKTLQSTDLALSRRLARSESQQRSVGSQGEPQRQTEAGATVEAGSSCGAQPVTESEGDETGAAEGAAEVQNSAXTSATAGTGEAAGASAEVAHVSGETSTASCSSQAPGAEAAAAADPAESVRDCICQGQSSRTGTNQEGPCSPPLGLLSPIQEVETGKEVAPKAEEEGAESSSSEANGRXATVDQGGGASEAAQASGGDRQEEGGGGGREVWRRRQSMQSSGSVAQNQEVCRARESQSGTVGVRETGATAQVNGHHSVRSLPSVRHDISRYQRVDEPLPPNWEARIDSHGRIFYVDHVNRTTTWQRPTAPPAPQTLQRSNSIQQMEQLNRRYQSIRRTITNDSRPEEQPANELLADETDMHPSIPELRRDNSVAQSSSRSRLTLLLQSPSAKFLTSPDFFTVLHSNPSAYRMFATNTCLKHMISKVRRDAHHFERYQHNRDLVAFLNMFANKQLELPRGWEMKHDHTGKPFFVDHNCRATTFIDPRLPLQSSRPPSLLAHRQHLTRQRSHSAGEVSPRRLAGEDPRHVGPPIVPRPSSTFTSNNRGQCQDIVPVAYNDKIVAFLRQPNIFEILQERQPDISRNHSLREKVQLIRTDGASGLARLSGDADLVMLLSLFNEHHXTHNYIASVLSAVFCXGTQRANARAPAPYKRDFEAKLRNFYRKLETKGYGQGPGKLKLIVRRDRLLEDAFNQIMCYSRKDLQRSKLYVSFVGEEGLDYSGPSREFFFLVSRELFNPYYGLFEYSANDTYTVQISPMSAFVDNHHEWFRFSGRILGLALIHQYLLDAFFTRPFYKGLLRIPCDLSDLEYLDEEFHQSLQWTKDNDIEDILDLTFTVNEEVFGQITERELKPGGANIPVSEKNKKEYIERMVKWRIERGVVQQTESLVRGFYEVVDARLVSVFDARELELVIAGTAEIDLSDWRNNTEYRGGYHDNHIVIRWFWAAVERFNNEQRLRLLQFVTGTSSIPYEGFASLRGSNGPRRFCVEKWGKVTSLPRAHTCFNRLDLPPYPSFSMLYEKMLTAVEETSTFGLE, via the exons aTGAGACGTGTGTG GCCAATGTCTGGGACTCCAAGAACCGTGGAGTGAACGGCACCCAGAGAGGACAGATTGTCTGGCGGCTGGAAGCGGGACCCTACTTCATGGAAC CGGAGACGAAGGTCTGCTTTAAATACTATCACGGTGTAAGTGGAGCATTAAGAGCAACAACACCTTGTATCACCGTCAAGAACCCTGGAGTGCCGGtatgtacatct GCCCAAGCGGATGACCAATCAGGGACTGAGCACTGCCGGAAACTC GTCAGCTTCACCCTATCAG ACATCCGGGCGGTGGGCCTGAAGAAGGGCATGTTCTTCAACCCAGACCCTTACCTGAAGATGTCCATCCAGCCTG AGAGGAGTGGCCTCCCCAAGTTCACCCACCACGGCCAGGAGAGACGGTCCTCCATCATAGCTAACACCACCAACCCTGTGTGGCACGGGGAg AAGTACACCTTTGTGGCTCTGATGACTGACGTGTTGGAGATCGAAGTGAAAGATAAGTTCGCCAAGAGCCGACCGATTATCAAGCGCTTTCTGGGTCAGCTGATCATCCCTGTGCAGAGACTTCTGGAGCGGCCCACAGCTGA CGATCACCCAGCCAGCTACAGCCTGTGTCGCCGTCTCCCCACGGACCACGTGAGCGGGCAGCTTCAGTTCAGAGTGGACATCACCTCCAACGGacatgaag AAGCCTCCCCAGATGCAGTGGGAACCATCTTGGGCGGCACGGTGAACGGTGAC CCCGGCAGTCCCTCTGACGATGAAGAcctccctcacccctcctcGTCCTCACGGGTCACGCACGGACCTTCC CCGACAGGCTCTGACGAGGGCTCCCTGTTAGTCAACGGTACTTGTTACTACGTCGATGACAGCGTGTGGCGGGATCCCGGGCGGATGGACGAGGAGGATCTGCTTCCTGTGGCTCTGGGAGGCCACACCCACCGGCAGGTGTCACTCAATGACTATCTGGATACCATTGAGGCTCCCAGGAGCCCCGGGGACCAATCTCTGGCCGGGCCTTCTCCAAAACTGCGCTCCAGCTTTCCGACAGACACGCGGCTCAATGCCATGCTGCACATAGACTCAGATGAGGACGAGGAGA GCGGACAGCACAGGGACCAATCACAGGAGACGAAGACACTGCAGAGCACAGACCTGGCCTTATCAAGGAGATTAGCTAGATCGGAGTCTCAGCAGAGGAGCGTGGGTTCACAAGGagagccacagagacagactgaagctggagccaCTGTAGAGGCAGGTTCATCGTGCGGTGCTCAGCCAGTCACTGAGTCTGAGGGGGATGAAACTGGGGCCGCAGAGGGTGCAGCTGAAGTCCAGAACTCAG GAACATCAGCCACAGCTGGGACTGGAGAGGCTGCCGGTGCATCAGCTGAGGTGGCACATGTCAGTGGAGAAACCTCCACAGCCTCCTGCTCATCTCAGGCACCAGGGGCTGAG GCAGCTGCAGCCGCTGACCCGGCAGAGTCTGTGAGGGACTGTATCTGTCAGGGGCAGAGCAGCAGGACCGGTACAAACCAAGAGGGACCCTGCAGTCCTCCACTTGGTCTACTTTCACCCATTCAG GAGGtggagacaggaaaagaagTGGCTccaaaggcagaggaggaaggggcGGAGTCATCGAGCAGCGAGGCAAACGGCC TAGCAACAGTCGATCAAGGAGGAGGGGCTTCTGAAGCTG CTCAAGCCAGTGGTGGGgacaggcaggaggag ggaggaggaggagggagggaggtatggaggaggaggcagtCCATGCAGTCGTCCGGGAGCGTGGCCCAGAACCAGGAAGTGTGCAGGGCCAGAGAGAGTCAGAGTGGGACAGTgggggtgagagagacag GTGCCACAGCTCAGGTGAATGGCCACCACTCTGTTCGCTCCCTGCCATCCGTCCGTCACGACATCAGTCGATACCAGAGAGTG GACGAGCCGCTGCCACCCA ACTGGGAGGCTCGTATCGACAGCCATGGTCGGATCTTCTACGTGGATCACGTGAACAGAACCACAACGTGGCAGCGTCCCACCGCTCCCCCTGCCCCGCAGACCCTGCAGAGGTCCAACTCCATACAACAGATGGAGCAGCTGAACCGCAG GTATCAGAGTATCCGTAGGACGATAACCAATGACAGCAGACCAGAGGAGCAGCCAGCCAATGAGCTGCTGGCAGATGAGACTGACATGCACCCCTCCATACCAG AGCTGCGTAGGGacaacagtgtggctcagtcCAGTTCCAGGTCTCGCCTCACCCTGTTGCTTCAGTCTCCTAGTGCCAAGTTCCTCACTAGCCCTGACTTCTTCACTGTGCTTCATTCCAACCCG agtgCCTACCGTATGTTTGCCACCAATACGTGTCTGAAGCATATGATCAGTAAGGTTCGCCGGGATGCTCACCATTTTGAGCGCTACCAGCACAACAGGGACCTAGTGGCCTTCCTCAACATGTTTGCCAACAAACAGCTGGAGCTGCCCAGAGGCTGGGAGATGAAGCACGACCACACCGGCAAG CCTTTCTTTGTGGACCATAACTGCCGTGCCACCACCTTCATTGATCCCCGGCTGCCTCTCCAGAGCTCACGGCCCCCAAGTCTCCTGGCTCACCGTCAACACTTGACACGCCAACGCAGTCACAGCGCTGGGGAGGTCAGCCCACGACGCCTG gCAGGTGAAGACCCTCGTCACGTCGGCCCACCCATAGTGCCGCGGCCTTCCAGTACCTTCACCTCTAACAACAGGGGGCAGTGCCAAGACATTGTGCCAGTGG CTTACAATGACAAGATTGTGGCATTTCTACGACAACCAAACATCTTTGAGATTCTGCAGGAGAGACAGCCTGACATCAGCCGGAACCATTCACTCAG GGAGAAGGTGCAGCTGATCCGAACAGATGGAGCATCAGGATTGGCCAGGCTGTCTGGAGATGCGGACCTTGTCATGCTGCTAAG TTTGTTCAATGAACATCATTAAACACACAACTACATAGCATctgttctgtctgctgtgttttg agGTACTCAGAGAGCGAATGCCAGAGCTCCAGCACCGTACAAAAGAGATTTTGAAGCCAAACTGCGCAACTTCTACAGGAAACTTGAAACTAAAGGTTACGGGCAAGGACCCGGCAAATTAAA GTTGATCGTCCGTCGTGACCGTCTGCTGGAAGATGCCTTCAACCAGATCATGTGCTACTCCCGGAAAGACCTGCAGCGCAGCAAGCTCTACGTTAGCTTTGttggggaggaggg attGGACTACAGTGGGCCTTCCAGAGAGTTCTTCTTCTTGGTATCTAGGGAGCTCTTCAACCCTTATTATGGTCTGTTTGAATACTCTGCCAACGACACCTACACTGTTCAGATCAGCCCCATGTCCGCCTTCGTAGATAATCACCACGAATG GTTTCGGTTCAGCGGGCGTATTCTGGGTCTGGCTCTAATCCATCAGTACCTGCTGGATGCCTTCTTCACCAGACCTTTCTATAAAGGCCTACTGCGCAT TCCATGTGACCTGAGTGACCTGGAGTATCTGGATGAAGAGTTTCACCAGTCCCTTCAGTGGACAAAGGACAATGACATCGAGGACATTCTGGACCTCACTTTCACCGTCAATGAAGAAGTGTTCGGACAG ataacagagagagagctgaagcCCGGTGGAGCTAACATCCCAGTCTCAGAGAAGAACAAGAAGGAATACATTGAGCGGATGGTGAAGTGGAGAATAGAGAGAGGAGTGGTGCAGCAGACTGAGAGCCTTGTCAGAGGCTTCTATGAG GTGGTGGACGCCAGGTTGGTGTCGGTGTTTGATGCCAGGGAGCTGGAGCTGGTGATTGCCGGCACCGCTGAGATCGACTTGTCAGACTGGAGGAACAACACAGAGTACAGAGGAG GTTACCATGACAATCACATAGTCATCAGGTGGTTCTGGGCAGCAGTGGAGAGGTTTAACAATGAACAGAGACTACGGCTTCTGCAG TTTGTGACCGGTACGTCCAGTATTCCTTACGAGGGCTTCGCTTCTCTGCGAGGCAGCAACGGACCACGCAGATTCTGTGTGGAGAAATGGGGGAAGGTCACGTCACTGCCCAG agcTCATACTTGTTTCAACCGACTGGACCTGCCACCGTACCCATCCTTTTCCATGCTGTATGAAAAGATGCTGACTGCTGTGGAGGAGACAAGTACCTTTGGGCTGGAATGA